From the genome of Desulfovibrio aminophilus:
GTCGATGTCCACGATCTCATCGGCAAGCCCGGCGTCCACAATGGCCTTGGGCATGCCGTAGACCACACAGGTGGCGTCGCTCTGGGCCAGGGCGCGGCCGCCCTTCTCCTTGAGCACCTTGACGCCTTCCATTCCATCGCTGCCCATGCCGGTGAGGATCACGCCCAGGGCCCGGCGTCCCACGGCGTTGGCCGTGGAGGCGACCAGCACGTTGGCCGAGGGCTTGTACAGGGCGTCGCGCGGCTCGGGCGTCACCACCAGATCGATGCGGCTGACCTTCTGGTCCAGGACCAGATGCTGGCCGCCGGGGGCCACGAAGGCCCATCCGGCCTGGAGCCGGTCGCCAGTCTCGGCCTCCTTGACGCGGATCTTGCAGACCCCGTCCAGGCGCTTGGCGAAGGGGCCGGTGAAGGCCGGAGGCATGTGCTGGGCGATGACGATGCCGGCCGGAAAATCCTCCGGCAGGGCCGAAAGGATCTTCTGCACCGCCGGCGGACCGCCGGTGGACACGCCGATGGCCACCACGTCGCGCAGCTGGGCGCCGCTGGGCCGGACCACGGCCGGACGCGGAGCCGCCGCGGCCGGACGCGCCGCCGCGCGGGGCGCGAAGTGGCGCATCTTGCGCTTGGCCACGGTCTTGACCTTGTTGATCAGGTCGGTCTCGATCTTGATGATGTCCAGGGAGACCTTGGACAACTGCTTGGGAATGAAGTCCACGGCCCCCAGTTCCAGGGCCTTGAGCGTGGATTCCGCGCCCTCGGTGGTCAGGGAGCTGACCATGAGCACCGGCCGGGGCGACTCCATCATGATGTGGCGCAGGGCCGTGAGGCCGTCCATGCGCGGCATTTCGATGTCCATGGTGACGACATCCGGGTCGTGGCGCCGGACCATCTCCAGCCCCTCCTCGCCGTCCCGCGCCGTGGCGACCACCTCGATCTCGGGATCCTTCCCGAGCATGGTGCTGATGGCCTTGCGCATGAAGGCGGAGTCGTCACAAACCAGAACCTTGATCACTCGTTGCTCCTTTCCTCGTTGATCCCGCGCCGCGTTCCGTTTCTCCCGGCGGTGCGTCGAACCCGCCGGGATCGTTGCCGATGCGGATTGAAAACCTTACGGAATGTTGGCACATTTACAGGCGCTTGTCCATCAAATCCCCGACGTTGCCCGCGCCCGTCGAGCCTTCCGAGACAATTTATAACACATCTTCCCCGGGCGGAGCCCCCTCTCGCCCCGCTTCCAACGCTTGCGTTTTGAAATCGATTCAGGTAAACACCCCTTCTTCGCTTCGGGATGTGGCTCAGCCTGGTAGAGCGCTGCGTTCGGGACGCAGAGACCGCGCGTTCAAATCGCGCCATCCCGACCAGGAAAAACAGGGGGTTGCGGGCAATCGCAACCCCCTTCATTTTTCGAGGGGAACAAGAAAGGGGAACAGCGGCTTTTTTTACCCCGCGCCCTTCATTTCTGTATCCTGCACGCGGGTGCGACGCCGTCCGACCACGTCCGCCACGCATTACAACTCGTTGACAGACATGAATATCATTAATATTACCATGCCAGTCAGCAACAGAGAAGGACTGCACATGCGACACGTCCAGCCGAGCCCCTTCCGCGAGGCATGCTTCTGATGGCCCTCCCGCGAAAGCACACCCAGCCCCTCGGCGACTCCCTGACCACGCCCCTCTTTCAGGGCTCCGTGGTCCTGCTGGTGATCGACCGGATCAAGCAGGCGCTGATCAACGACGAGCTGAAGCCGGGGGACTACCTCCCCTCGGAATCCGAGCTGACCCGCAATCTCGGCGTGGGAAAATCGAGCGTCCGCGAGGCCATCAAGATGCTCC
Proteins encoded in this window:
- a CDS encoding chemotaxis response regulator protein-glutamate methylesterase: MIKVLVCDDSAFMRKAISTMLGKDPEIEVVATARDGEEGLEMVRRHDPDVVTMDIEMPRMDGLTALRHIMMESPRPVLMVSSLTTEGAESTLKALELGAVDFIPKQLSKVSLDIIKIETDLINKVKTVAKRKMRHFAPRAAARPAAAAPRPAVVRPSGAQLRDVVAIGVSTGGPPAVQKILSALPEDFPAGIVIAQHMPPAFTGPFAKRLDGVCKIRVKEAETGDRLQAGWAFVAPGGQHLVLDQKVSRIDLVVTPEPRDALYKPSANVLVASTANAVGRRALGVILTGMGSDGMEGVKVLKEKGGRALAQSDATCVVYGMPKAIVDAGLADEIVDIDDMAGAILGNLYK